One part of the [Synechococcus] sp. NIES-970 genome encodes these proteins:
- a CDS encoding radical SAM domain protein, which produces MFDQERLLFDPVTPTAQAIPLVFAFPNTYTVGITSLGYQLVWAKFSQRADVDVRRLFTDLSEKLPSQPEIVGFSFSWELDYTNLFSLLEQLNIPLRAAERSDHHPLIFGGGSVLSANPEPFADFFDLILLGDGENLLDEFIDQYQTVRSGDRQSKLRHLAQTPGIYVPSLYEVTYREATGEIDAIRPRYPDIPPSVEKQTYRGNTLSASTVVTEQAAWENIYMVEVVRSCPEMCRFCLASYVTLPFRSANLEQSLIPAIERGLQVTDRLGLLGASVTQHPEFEQLLDYLSQPKYADVRLSIASVRTNTVTEKLAKTLADRDTRSITIAVESGSERLREIVNKKLTNEEIITAAVNAKAGGLKGIKFYGMVGIPGEEAADVEETIAMMLAVKKAAPGLRLTLGCSTFVPKAHTPFQWFGINPAAKKRLQLLQKKLASQGIEFRPESYNWSVIQGLLSRGDRRLSKLLELTRDYGDTLGSYKRAFKELKGQIPPLDFYVHQDWATTQVLPWQHLNTAIPKATIEKHLTTAGVPLQI; this is translated from the coding sequence TTGTTTGACCAAGAACGCCTCCTTTTCGATCCGGTAACACCGACGGCCCAAGCGATCCCCCTGGTTTTTGCTTTCCCTAATACCTACACCGTGGGGATCACTAGCCTGGGGTATCAATTGGTCTGGGCGAAGTTTAGCCAACGGGCCGATGTGGATGTGCGTCGTTTATTTACAGATCTCAGCGAAAAACTGCCTTCCCAGCCGGAAATTGTCGGCTTTTCTTTTTCTTGGGAGCTGGACTATACAAACCTTTTTAGCCTCCTAGAACAACTCAATATTCCCTTGCGAGCCGCTGAGCGTAGCGACCACCATCCCCTTATTTTTGGGGGTGGCTCAGTGTTGAGCGCTAACCCCGAACCGTTTGCTGACTTTTTTGATCTGATTCTTTTGGGAGACGGGGAAAATCTCCTGGATGAATTTATCGACCAATATCAAACGGTGCGTTCAGGCGATCGCCAAAGCAAATTACGCCACCTGGCCCAAACCCCAGGAATTTATGTGCCCAGCCTGTATGAGGTCACCTACCGAGAAGCAACAGGAGAAATCGACGCAATTCGACCCAGATATCCTGACATTCCTCCAAGCGTTGAGAAACAAACCTACCGGGGCAATACCCTCTCCGCTTCGACGGTGGTGACTGAGCAGGCCGCCTGGGAAAATATCTATATGGTGGAGGTGGTACGCAGTTGCCCGGAGATGTGCCGTTTCTGTCTCGCTAGCTACGTCACTCTGCCCTTTCGCAGCGCTAATTTGGAACAGTCTCTGATCCCAGCCATTGAGCGGGGTTTACAGGTGACCGATCGCCTGGGTTTACTGGGGGCATCGGTGACCCAACACCCAGAATTTGAGCAACTGTTAGATTATTTGTCCCAGCCGAAATATGCTGATGTGCGCCTCAGTATTGCTTCGGTACGCACCAATACTGTCACAGAAAAACTTGCAAAAACCCTGGCAGATAGAGATACCCGTTCGATCACCATCGCGGTGGAAAGTGGCTCCGAACGGTTGCGGGAGATTGTGAATAAAAAACTTACCAACGAGGAAATCATCACAGCAGCGGTAAACGCTAAGGCAGGCGGCCTCAAAGGAATCAAGTTCTACGGGATGGTGGGTATCCCTGGAGAAGAAGCGGCGGACGTGGAGGAAACGATCGCCATGATGTTGGCGGTGAAAAAAGCAGCACCAGGTTTGCGACTAACCCTCGGTTGTAGCACCTTTGTCCCGAAGGCCCACACGCCTTTCCAATGGTTTGGGATCAATCCGGCGGCGAAAAAGCGGCTACAATTGCTCCAGAAAAAACTGGCCTCCCAGGGAATAGAATTTCGGCCAGAAAGCTATAACTGGTCTGTGATTCAGGGGCTGCTCTCCCGGGGCGATCGCCGCCTGTCGAAGCTCTTAGAATTAACCAGGGACTATGGCGATACCCTCGGCAGCTACAAGCGTGCCTTCAAGGAACTCAAAGGCCAAATTCCCCCCCTCGATTTTTATGTGCACCAGGACTGGGCAACGACCCAGGTTTTGCCCTGGCAGCACCTCAACACGGCGATTCCGAAGGCGACTATTGAAAAACATCTAACAACGGCCGGGGTTCCCCTCCAGATTTAA
- the trpC gene encoding indole-3-glycerol phosphate synthase — protein MTVQIRRLHPSRPVNVSILQYQVAVPDAKPQHILEEIVWHKEKEVEQMREKVSLLELRQRVMKVPPPKDFLSALVQGKTQPALIAEVKKASPSKGVIREDFDPVAIAQSYAAGGASCLSVLTDSKFFQGSFENLSLVRETVDLPLLCKEFIIYPYQIFKARSHGADAVLLIAAILSDQDLAYFVKIIRSLGMTALVEVHTLAELDRVLAIEGINLVGINNRNLEDFSVDLETTTMLMESRRTELQAKGVRVVSESGLHTPLDLQFVKEAGAKAVLIGESLVKQPDPGQAIAQLFQA, from the coding sequence ATGACTGTCCAAATTCGTCGCCTCCATCCCAGCCGCCCCGTTAATGTGAGCATCTTGCAGTACCAGGTGGCGGTTCCCGATGCCAAGCCCCAACATATCCTCGAGGAGATTGTTTGGCACAAAGAAAAAGAAGTGGAACAGATGCGCGAAAAGGTTTCCCTCCTGGAGCTACGCCAACGGGTGATGAAGGTGCCCCCGCCAAAAGATTTTCTCAGTGCCCTCGTTCAAGGAAAAACCCAGCCAGCCCTGATTGCTGAAGTCAAGAAAGCGTCTCCCAGTAAGGGGGTAATTCGAGAAGATTTTGACCCGGTGGCGATCGCCCAAAGTTATGCCGCTGGGGGGGCAAGTTGTTTATCCGTCCTCACCGACAGCAAATTTTTTCAGGGGAGCTTCGAGAATCTGAGCCTAGTACGGGAGACGGTGGATCTCCCCTTACTGTGCAAAGAATTTATTATTTATCCCTACCAAATCTTTAAAGCCCGCAGCCACGGGGCTGATGCGGTGCTGCTGATTGCGGCGATCCTCAGCGATCAAGACCTGGCCTATTTCGTGAAAATTATCCGTAGTCTGGGGATGACGGCCCTAGTGGAAGTGCATACCCTTGCCGAACTGGATCGCGTTCTGGCCATTGAAGGGATCAATCTGGTGGGGATCAACAACCGCAACTTAGAAGATTTTTCCGTCGATTTAGAAACGACCACCATGTTGATGGAAAGCCGCCGCACTGAACTCCAAGCCAAGGGCGTCCGGGTGGTGAGTGAATCGGGTTTACACACGCCCCTGGATTTGCAGTTTGTCAAAGAAGCTGGGGCGAAGGCCGTCCTTATCGGTGAATCCCTTGTAAAACAACCAGATCCCGGTCAGGCGATCGCCCAACTCTTCCAGGCTTAA
- a CDS encoding photosystem II PsbY protein — MDWRVVVVLAPVIIAGSWAVFNIAAAALNQLRNMQTKK, encoded by the coding sequence ATGGATTGGCGTGTTGTCGTTGTGTTAGCTCCTGTGATCATTGCTGGCTCTTGGGCAGTCTTTAATATTGCGGCGGCGGCTCTAAACCAGCTCCGTAATATGCAAACCAAAAAATAA